ATATCCTGACCAACTCCGTCTACGACCCCTCCGCTAAGATCCCCGAATACAAAGTCTGCGCCGTCGCCATCGAACGAGTCGGCTAGTCATCGCCAATCGTGCGGCGGCGCGCCTCGACACGCCCTGTCTCAGCAACACTTGACGCCCCTCCTCTTGCGCTCTACAATGTATAGCACAAAGGAGGTGAACTCGATGGCCAGTTCAGTGCTTCCGATCCGCTTAGACCCTGTACTGAAGAAACGCCTCACCGCCAAGGCCAAGGCTGAAGGGCGAAGTGTGTCGGAACAGATCCGCTACTACGCCCTTCTGGCCATGATCGCAGAGGAAAACCCGGATCTACCGCTCTCCATGATCCAGGACATCCTGGAGGGGGATGAACAGGCAAAGCAGGGACTCCTGGAACCGTATCCCTGGGGAGTGCTGTGACCTGGGCGCCGGTGGTCACGCCTCTCTTCCACCGACGGAAGAAAAAAGCCTCAAGGTCCTTGCAGAAGGCTATCGATACCGCAGTCCGGACGATCCTCGCTGATCCTCTGATCGGTACGCCGAAGGTCGGCGTGTTAAAAGGAGTGCGGGTTTTTAAGTTTATGCACCAGGGGCTAGAATACCTGGTAGCCTATCGACTGGAGATGCGAAAACGGCAGATCCCATTTCTGGCCGTTGGCCCTCATGAGAATTTCTACCGTGACCTCCAACGGAGAACCTAAAATATGAGTGCAACAGCAGTAAAGGAATACCAAGCGAGCCACGTTGGCGTGTGTTACGTGCGAGACGCGCCTGTAGAACATGGATAACCTCTTCTCATCGGTTTTTCCAGGACCCGCTACTGTCCTAAAACCCACATCAACCACAAACGGCAGGGTGCAGGCGACGCGGACAAGGCGCGCGCCTCACGTTAGCCGGATCAGCTCAAATGAACAAGCTGCTTCCATCAAATATCGCTCGTGATAGTCACTACGTCCCTATGGCCATGCTCCGACGATGATCAACGAACGGAACGC
The DNA window shown above is from Candidatus Methylomirabilis tolerans and carries:
- a CDS encoding ribbon-helix-helix protein, CopG family; the encoded protein is MASSVLPIRLDPVLKKRLTAKAKAEGRSVSEQIRYYALLAMIAEENPDLPLSMIQDILEGDEQAKQGLLEPYPWGVL
- a CDS encoding type II toxin-antitoxin system RelE/ParE family toxin encodes the protein MVTPLFHRRKKKASRSLQKAIDTAVRTILADPLIGTPKVGVLKGVRVFKFMHQGLEYLVAYRLEMRKRQIPFLAVGPHENFYRDLQRRT